From a region of the Globicephala melas chromosome 19, mGloMel1.2, whole genome shotgun sequence genome:
- the SLC27A5 gene encoding long-chain fatty acid transport protein 5 isoform X1, whose protein sequence is MGIWGRLAFLLLLLLLLRGLGQSSWPAAVALALRWLLGDSACCGLLVLAVLAWPWLGPWMPHWLSLAAAALTLALLPTHPPPGLRWLPADLAYIFKFLRLGLNVRARLSRQPPDTFVDSFERRVRAQPGRAILVWTGPGSRSVTFGELDARACRAAWVMKAELGDATGPRAQEPTALLVLPSQTIPALGLWLGLAKLGCPVAWINPHGRGAPLVHSVLSSGARVLVVDPGLRENLEEVLPKLQAENIRCFYLSHSSPTPGVRALGAALDAAPSDPVPADLRAEIKLRSPALFIYTSGTTGLPKPAILTYERALQISGMLTLCGVRADDVVYTVLPLYHTMGLVLGVLSCLELGVTCVLAPKFSASCFWDDCRQHGVTVIQYVGEVLRYLCNTPQRPEDRTHKVRLAIGSGLRAEVWETFQQRFGPIRIWEVYGSTEGNGGFVNYPGRCGAQGKTSCFLRMLSPFELVQYNMETEEPVRDNWGLCIPARPGEAGLLLTQVLRHQPFLGYRGPREHTERKLVKNVRRPNDLYYNTGDVLALDDEGFLYFRDRLGDTFRWKGENVSTREVEGVLSLVDFLQEVNVYGVPVPGCEGKVGMAAVQLAPGQAFDGQRLYQHVRTWLPAYAAPHFIRIQDALEITSTFKLVKSRLVREGFNVGIVADPLYLLDNQARAFRPLTPDIYRAVCEGAWRL, encoded by the exons ATGGGCATCTGGGGACGACTGGCCTTcttgctgttgctgctgttgctgctgcgaGGCCTGGGGCAGTCCTCGTGGCCTGCAGCAGTGGCCCTGGCTCTGCGCTGGCTCCTGGGAGACTCTGCCTGCTGTGGGCTGCTGGTCCTGGCTGTGCTGGCGTGGCCCTGGCTCGGGCCCTGGATGCCCCACTGGCTGAGCCTGGCGGCCGCGGCCCTCACGCTGGCTCTGCTGCCCACGCACCCGCCCCCAGGGCTGCGCTGGCTGCCTGCAGACCTGGCCTACATCTTCAAGTTTCTTCGCCTGGGCCTGAACGTCCGGGCGCGCTTGAGCCGGCAGCCACCTGACACCTTCGTAGATTCCTTCGAGCGGCGGGTGCGAGCGCAGCCAGGGAGAGCGATCTTGGTGTGGACGGGGCCGGGGAGCCGCTCGGTCACCTTCGGGGAGCTGGACGCCAGGGCCTGCCGGGCGGCGTGGGTTATGAAGGCCGAGCTGGGCGACGCCACGGGACCCCGCGCTCAGGAGCCCACCGCCCTCCTCGTGCTGCCCTCGCAGACCATTCCTGCCCTGGGCCTGTGGCTCGGGCTGGCCAAGCTGGGCTGTCCGGTGGCCTGGATTAATCCACACGGCCGGGGGGCGCCCCTGGTGCACTCGGTGCTGAGCTCTGGGGCTCGGGTGCTGGTGGTGGACCCAG GCCTCCGCGAGAACCTGGAGGAGGTCCTTCCCAAGCTGCAGGCAGAGAACATCCGCTGCTTCTACCTCAGCCACTCCTCCCCCACGCCGGGGGTGAGGGCTCTGGGGGCTGCCCTTGATGCGGCACCCTCAGACCCCGTGCCCGCTGACCTTCGAGCTGAGATCAAGCTGAGAAGCCCAGCCCTGTTCATCTACACCTCGGGGACCACCG GGCTCCCGAAGCCAGCCATCCTCACGTACGAGCGGGCGCTGCAGATAAGTGGGATGCTGACCCTGTGTGGGGTCAGAGCTGATGACGTGGTCTACACGGTCTTGCCTCTGTACCACACGATGGGGCTGGTCCTTGGGGTCCTTAGCTGCCTGGAGCTTG gAGTGACCTGTGTCCTGGCTCCCAAGTTCTCTGCCTCCTGCTTCTGGGACGACTGTCGGCAGCACGGCGTGACTGTGATCCAGTATGTGGGCGAGGTCCTGCGGTACCTGTGCAACACTCCCCAG CGGCCAGAGGACCGAACACATAAAGTCCGCCTGGCGATTGGCAGTGGACTCCGGGCAGAAGTGTGGGAGACCTTCCAGCAGCGCTTTGGCCCCATTCGGATCTGGGAAGTCTACGGTTCCACGGAAGGCAACGGTGGCTTTGTCAACTATCCAGGGCGCTGTGGGGCCCAGGGCAAGACAAGCTGCTTCCTTCGA ATGCTGTCCCCCTTCGAGCTTGTACAGTACAACATGGAGACAGAGGAGCCTGTGAGGGACAACTGGGGCCTCTGCATCCCTGCGAGGCCAG GGGAGGCAGGGCTCCTGCTGACCCAGGTGCTGCGTCACCAACCTTTCCTGGGCTACCGTGGGCCCCGGGAGCACACAGAAAGGAAGTTGGTGAAGAACGTGCGGCGCCCGAACGACCTTTACTACAACACCGGGGACGTGCTGGCCCTGGACGACGAAGGCTTCCTCTACTTCCGCGACCGCCTCGGGGACACCTTCCG GTGGAAGGGTGAGAACGTGTCCACGCGGGAAGTGGAGGGCGTGCTGTCACTCGTGGACTTCCTGCAGGAGGTGAACGTCTACGGTGTGCCTGTGCCAG GATGTGAGGGCAAGGTGGGCATGGCTGCCGTGCAGCTGGCCCCCGGCCAGGCGTTTGATGGGCAGAGGCTGTACCAGCACGTGCGCACTTGGCTCCCCGCCTACGCTGCCCCTCATTTCATTCGTATTCAG GACGCCTTGGAGATCACAAGCACGTTCAAACTGGTGAAGTCGCGGTTGGTGCGCGAGGGCTTCAACGTGGGCATTGTTGCTGACCCCCTGTACCTGCTGGACAACCAGGCCCGAGCCTTCCGGCCCCTGACTCCAGACATATACCGGGCAGTATGTGAGGGAGCCTGGAGACTCTAA
- the ZBTB45 gene encoding zinc finger and BTB domain-containing protein 45 has translation MAAAEAVHHIHLQNFSRSLLETLNGQRLGGHFCDVTVRIREASLRAHRCVLAAGSPFFQDKLLLGHSEIRVPPVVPAQTVRQLVEFLYSGSLVVAQGEALQVLTAASVLRIQTVIDECTQIIARARAPAPGPPAPAPLPTPVPPPLAPAQLRHRLRHLLAARPPGHPGAAHTRKQRQPARLQLPAPPAPAKAEGSDADPALTAAPDDGADDDDDETDEETDGEDGEGGGPGEGQAPPSFPDCAAGFLPAAADGAREEPPAPAGLSDYGGAGRDFLRGTSAAEDVFPDSYVSAWQDGDQTAPEGCPAETPAPPDCVLSGPRPPGVKTPGPPVALFPFHLGAPGPPAQPPPAPSGPAPAPPPAFYPALQPDAAPSAPLGEAPAPPAAPSAAPSTTPARAPGAEPPAYECSHCHKTFSSRKNYTKHMFIHSGEKPHQCAVCWRSFSLRDYLLKHMVTHTGVRAFQCAVCAKRFTQKSSLNVHMRTHRPERAPCPACGKVFSHRALLERHLAAHPAP, from the exons ATGGCGGCAGCGGAGGCGGTGCACCACATTCACCTGCAGAACTTCTCCCGATCCCTGCTTGAGACCCTCAACGGGCAGCGGCTGGGTGGGCACTTCTGTGACGTGACTGTGCGCATCCGCGAGGCTTCACTGCGTGCACACCGCTGCGTGTTGGCCGCCGGCTCGCCCTTCTTCCAGGACAAATTGCTGCTCGGCCACTCTGAGATCCGCGTGCCGCCTGTGGTGCCCGCGCAGACGGTGCGCCAGCTCGTCGAGTTCCTCTACAGCGGCTCGCTCGTGGTGGCGCAGGGTGAAGCGCTGCAGGTGCTCACGGCCGCGTCGGTGCTGCGCATCCAGACGGTCATAGACGAATGCACGCAAATCATAGCCCGCGCCCGCGCCCCTGCCCCGGGCCCCCCCGCGCCCGCGCCCCTGCCCACGCCCGTGCCCCCGCCGCTCGCGCCCGCGCAGCTGCGCCACCGCCTGCGCCACTTGCTGGCCGCGCGCCCCCCGGGCCACCCCGGTGCCGCGCACACACGCAAGCAGCGCCAGCCCGCGCGCCTGCAGCTGCCCGCGCCCCCCGCGCCTGCCAAGGCGGAGGGATCGGATGCCGACCCTGCCCTGACCGCTGCGCCAGACGACGGCGCGGACGACGACGACGACGAGACCGATGAGGAGACCGACGGCGAGGATGGCGAAGGCGGCGGCCCGGGTGAGGGCCAGGCGCCCCCTTCTTTCCCCGACTGCGCCGCCGGCTTCCTACCTGCGGCCGCGGACGGCGCGCGCGAGGAGCCGCCTGCGCCCGCCGGCCTCTCCGATTACGGCGGCGCCGGGCGGGACTTCCTCCGGGGGACTTCGGCTGCCGAGGACGTGTTCCCCGACAGCTACGTCTCCGCTTGGCAAGACGGAGATCAAACCGCCCCTGAAGGCTGTCCCGCCGAGACCCCTGCCCCGCCCGACTGTGTCCTATCCGGACCCCGCCCACCTGGCGTGAAGACCCCCGGGCCGCCCGTCGCGCTTTTCCCCTTTCATCTGGGCGCTCCCGGGCCGCCAGCGCAACCCCCTCCCGCGCCCTCGGGGCCGGCCCCTGCGCCCCCACCCGCCTTCTACCCAGCGCTCCAGCCGGACGCAGCTCCCAGCGCGCCTCTAGGGGAGGCCCCGGCCCCACCGGCCGCTCCCAGCGCAGCCCCGTCGACCACCCCTGCGCGCGCCCCGGGTGCTGAGCCGCCCGCCTATGAGTGCAGTCACTGCCACAAGACGTTCAGCTCCCGGAAGAACTACACCAAGCACATGTTCATCCACTCGG GCGAGAAGCCCCACCAGTGCGCCGTGTGCTGGCGATCCTTCTCGCTGCGCGACTACCTGCTCAAGCACATGGTCACGCACACGGGCGTGCGCGCCTTCCAGTGCGCCGTCTGCGCCAAGCGCTTCACGCAGAAGAGCTCGCTCAACGTGCACATGCGCACCCACCGGCCGGAGCGCGCGCCGTGCCCCGCCTGCGGCAAGGTCTTCTCGCACCGCGCGCTGCTGGAGCGCCACCTGGCCGCGCACCCTGCGCCCTGA
- the SLC27A5 gene encoding long-chain fatty acid transport protein 5 isoform X2, with protein MGIWGRLAFLLLLLLLLRGLGQSSWPAAVALALRWLLGDSACCGLLVLAVLAWPWLGPWMPHWLSLAAAALTLALLPTHPPPGLRWLPADLAYIFKFLRLGLNVRARLSRQPPDTFVDSFERRVRAQPGRAILVWTGPGSRSVTFGLRENLEEVLPKLQAENIRCFYLSHSSPTPGVRALGAALDAAPSDPVPADLRAEIKLRSPALFIYTSGTTGLPKPAILTYERALQISGMLTLCGVRADDVVYTVLPLYHTMGLVLGVLSCLELGVTCVLAPKFSASCFWDDCRQHGVTVIQYVGEVLRYLCNTPQRPEDRTHKVRLAIGSGLRAEVWETFQQRFGPIRIWEVYGSTEGNGGFVNYPGRCGAQGKTSCFLRMLSPFELVQYNMETEEPVRDNWGLCIPARPGEAGLLLTQVLRHQPFLGYRGPREHTERKLVKNVRRPNDLYYNTGDVLALDDEGFLYFRDRLGDTFRWKGENVSTREVEGVLSLVDFLQEVNVYGVPVPGCEGKVGMAAVQLAPGQAFDGQRLYQHVRTWLPAYAAPHFIRIQDALEITSTFKLVKSRLVREGFNVGIVADPLYLLDNQARAFRPLTPDIYRAVCEGAWRL; from the exons ATGGGCATCTGGGGACGACTGGCCTTcttgctgttgctgctgttgctgctgcgaGGCCTGGGGCAGTCCTCGTGGCCTGCAGCAGTGGCCCTGGCTCTGCGCTGGCTCCTGGGAGACTCTGCCTGCTGTGGGCTGCTGGTCCTGGCTGTGCTGGCGTGGCCCTGGCTCGGGCCCTGGATGCCCCACTGGCTGAGCCTGGCGGCCGCGGCCCTCACGCTGGCTCTGCTGCCCACGCACCCGCCCCCAGGGCTGCGCTGGCTGCCTGCAGACCTGGCCTACATCTTCAAGTTTCTTCGCCTGGGCCTGAACGTCCGGGCGCGCTTGAGCCGGCAGCCACCTGACACCTTCGTAGATTCCTTCGAGCGGCGGGTGCGAGCGCAGCCAGGGAGAGCGATCTTGGTGTGGACGGGGCCGGGGAGCCGCTCGGTCACCTTC GGCCTCCGCGAGAACCTGGAGGAGGTCCTTCCCAAGCTGCAGGCAGAGAACATCCGCTGCTTCTACCTCAGCCACTCCTCCCCCACGCCGGGGGTGAGGGCTCTGGGGGCTGCCCTTGATGCGGCACCCTCAGACCCCGTGCCCGCTGACCTTCGAGCTGAGATCAAGCTGAGAAGCCCAGCCCTGTTCATCTACACCTCGGGGACCACCG GGCTCCCGAAGCCAGCCATCCTCACGTACGAGCGGGCGCTGCAGATAAGTGGGATGCTGACCCTGTGTGGGGTCAGAGCTGATGACGTGGTCTACACGGTCTTGCCTCTGTACCACACGATGGGGCTGGTCCTTGGGGTCCTTAGCTGCCTGGAGCTTG gAGTGACCTGTGTCCTGGCTCCCAAGTTCTCTGCCTCCTGCTTCTGGGACGACTGTCGGCAGCACGGCGTGACTGTGATCCAGTATGTGGGCGAGGTCCTGCGGTACCTGTGCAACACTCCCCAG CGGCCAGAGGACCGAACACATAAAGTCCGCCTGGCGATTGGCAGTGGACTCCGGGCAGAAGTGTGGGAGACCTTCCAGCAGCGCTTTGGCCCCATTCGGATCTGGGAAGTCTACGGTTCCACGGAAGGCAACGGTGGCTTTGTCAACTATCCAGGGCGCTGTGGGGCCCAGGGCAAGACAAGCTGCTTCCTTCGA ATGCTGTCCCCCTTCGAGCTTGTACAGTACAACATGGAGACAGAGGAGCCTGTGAGGGACAACTGGGGCCTCTGCATCCCTGCGAGGCCAG GGGAGGCAGGGCTCCTGCTGACCCAGGTGCTGCGTCACCAACCTTTCCTGGGCTACCGTGGGCCCCGGGAGCACACAGAAAGGAAGTTGGTGAAGAACGTGCGGCGCCCGAACGACCTTTACTACAACACCGGGGACGTGCTGGCCCTGGACGACGAAGGCTTCCTCTACTTCCGCGACCGCCTCGGGGACACCTTCCG GTGGAAGGGTGAGAACGTGTCCACGCGGGAAGTGGAGGGCGTGCTGTCACTCGTGGACTTCCTGCAGGAGGTGAACGTCTACGGTGTGCCTGTGCCAG GATGTGAGGGCAAGGTGGGCATGGCTGCCGTGCAGCTGGCCCCCGGCCAGGCGTTTGATGGGCAGAGGCTGTACCAGCACGTGCGCACTTGGCTCCCCGCCTACGCTGCCCCTCATTTCATTCGTATTCAG GACGCCTTGGAGATCACAAGCACGTTCAAACTGGTGAAGTCGCGGTTGGTGCGCGAGGGCTTCAACGTGGGCATTGTTGCTGACCCCCTGTACCTGCTGGACAACCAGGCCCGAGCCTTCCGGCCCCTGACTCCAGACATATACCGGGCAGTATGTGAGGGAGCCTGGAGACTCTAA